A stretch of Tigriopus californicus strain San Diego chromosome 11, Tcal_SD_v2.1, whole genome shotgun sequence DNA encodes these proteins:
- the LOC131890122 gene encoding menin-like isoform X1, whose product MNRQGARDGFPLRTVGQVRQWVEAQLATPEPDLALLSIVVGQLEHQWTAGKVGSGPAAESTVGLGGAGAASGLTIEPPLTWPLIEASVAKFESIIRSYCDSLVLSAALSAPENVSAIRALIKHVADIIWNTLSKSHYKDRPHLQSIYSYLTGNKLDCFGVAFAVVASCQLLEVPHVHLALSEDHAWVVFGAEGTETAEVTWHGKGNEDKRGQPVDIHKAKTSWLYLAGQPVVCDRHMEVAALVSSINPAVSANVDSVECGVLQQELLWLLYDHGHLSKYPMALGNLADLEEIESSLGRPSCQQIFDQAIRVNRDVYANHHVYPYTYQAGYHYRLKQYKAALKSWANAAEVIKRYCYSKDDEEIYKEFLEIANELIPHTVKAASLNPQAYSEVLQDPECFASILQFYDGICCWEEGSPTPVLHIGWAKPMVSTCSKFEAEVRARVEIPKEASEDKEDEEEEEEAEGKLNIQRAHEHRASAPGGFLLNNNYFKCGRNPSSSPRSSSSTSSSTTSSCCLDTGVKIECDMVTSNDCHPSSPTCDTSTNATSPNSTSVKAKTDRLIHILSQACKENILNVNYLLGETRSKPFLVSRRQRKLSSTKSNLDLFEAVSKSTRKRLSRNRRRHRKGNLVAHNPLPTTFTLLPDPTTASTTSAKKAEKNPPPLKKVYLELHSAKMRGLKDLLCAEKLNTSAIQLQLTAQSQTDVKRPPWTTNIDDAAFGGRPKRTRRE is encoded by the exons ATGAATCGTCAGGGCGCCCGTGACGGCTTTCCACTCCGGACCGTGGGCCAGGTCCGGCAATGGGTGGAGGCCCAGTTAGCCACGCCCGAGCCCGATTTGGCCTTGTTGTCCATCGTGGTGGGACAACTGGAACATCAGTGGACGGCCGGCAAAGTGGGATCCGGGCCAGCCGCTGAATCAACCGTGGGGTTGGGTGGTGCGGGGGCGGCTAGTGGCCTGACCATTGAACCGCCCTTGACTTGGCCTTTGATCGAGGCCAGTGTGGCCAAGTTTGAGTCCATCATTCGGAGTTATTGCGATTCACTGGTCTTGAGTGCGGCTTTGAGTGCGCCGGAAAATGTGTCGGCTATTCGGGCCTTGATCAAACACGTGGCCGATATCATTTGGAACACTCTCAGCAAAAGTCATTATAAGGATCGGCCTCATCTTCAGTCTATCTACAGTTATCTCACGG GCAACAAATTGGATTGCTTCGGTGTGGCCTTTGCCGTGGTGGCTAGCTGTCAATTACTCGAGGTACCTCATGTCCACTTGGCGTTGTCCGAGGATCACGCCTGGGTGGTGTTTGGCGCCGAAGGCACGGAAACGGCCGAGGTCACTTGGCACGGCAAGGGCAACGAAGACAAACGCGGTCAACCCGTGGACATTCACAAAGCCAAGACGTCTTGGCTGTATTTGGCTGGTCAGCCCGTGGTATGCGATCGGCACATGGAAGTGGCTGCGTTGGTGTCCAGTATCAATCCGGCTGTGAGTGCTAATGTCGATTCGGTCGAATGCGGTGTGTTGCAACAAGAGCTTCTATGGCTGTTGTACGATCACGGACACTTGAGTAAATACCCCATGGCGCTAG GTAACCTGGCTGATTTGGAAGAGATCGAATCGTCCTTGGGTCGACCGAGTTGCCAACAGATCTTTGATCAAGCCATCCGGGTGAATCGGGACGTGTACGCCAATCACCACGTCTATCCCTACACATACCAAGCGGGTTACCACTACCGGTTGAAACAATACAAAGCAGCGTTGAAGTCATGGGCTAACGCCGCCGAAGTCATAAAAAG ATACTGTTACTCCAAAGACGATGAAGAGATATACAAAGAATTCCTCGAGATCGCCAATGAGCTCATTCCGCACACGGTTAAAGCCGCCAGTCTCAACCCGCAAGCATACTCAGAGGTCTTGCAGGATCCTGAGTGTTTTGCCTCGATCCTGCAATTCTACGACGGGATCTGCTGTTGGGAGGAGGGCAGTCCCACCCCGGTCCTGCATATTGGGTGGGCCAAGCCCATGGTGAGCACCTGCTCCAAATTTGAGGCGGAAGTCCGAGCCCGCGTTGAGATCCCCAAAGAAGCATCGGAGgacaaagaagatgaagaggaagaagaggaggctGAAGGTAAATTGAATATCCAACGAGCTCATGAGCACAGAGCTTCGGCTCCGGGGGGGTTCTTGTTAAACAACAATTACTTCAAGTGCGGCCGCAATCCATCTTCTTCCCCCcgttcttcctcttcaacctcGTCCTCCACCACGAGTAGTTGTTGCCTTGATACTGGTGTGAAGATCGAATGTGATATGGTTACAAGCAATGATTGTCATCCCTCTTCTCCAACATGTGATACCTCTACAAATGCCACTTCTCCAAATTCAACCTCTGTAAAAGCCAAAACCGATCGTCTCATCCACATTTTAAGCCAGGCCTGTAAAGAGAACATTTTGAACGTCAATTACCTTCTGGGAGAGACGCGATCCAAGCCTTTCTTGGTGTCTCGTCGCCAAAGGAAACTATCCTCGACCAAATCCAATCTGGATCTCTTCGAGGCCGTCTCCAAATCCACACGCAAAAGACTATCGCGAAACCGTCGAAGGCATAGGAAAGGCAACCTCGTCGCCCACAACCCTCTCCCAACCACGTTTACTCTCCTTCCAGATCCGACCACGGCATCCACAACATCCGCGAAGAAGGCAGAGAAAAATCCCCCTCCACTCAAGAAGGTTTACTTGGAGTTACACAGTGCCAAAATGAGAGGCCTCAAGGATCTGCTATGCGCTGAAAAGCTGAACACAAGTGCCATCCAACTCCAGCTAACGGCTCAATCCCAAACGGATGTGAAGCGACCCCCTTGGACGACAAATATCGACGATGCGGCCTTCGGTGGGAGACCGAAACGAACACGCCGAGAATAG
- the LOC131890122 gene encoding menin-like isoform X2 gives MNRQGARDGFPLRTVGQVRQWVEAQLATPEPDLALLSIVVGQLEHQWTAGKVGSGPAAESTVGLGGAGAASGLTIEPPLTWPLIEASVAKFESIIRSYCDSLVLSAALSAPENVSAIRALIKHVADIIWNTLSKSHYKDRPHLQSIYSYLTGNKLDCFGVAFAVVASCQLLEVPHVHLALSEDHAWVVFGAEGTETAEVTWHGKGNEDKRGQPVDIHKAKTSWLYLAGQPVVCDRHMEVAALVSSINPAVSANVDSVECGVLQQELLWLLYDHGHLSKYPMALGNLADLEEIESSLGRPSCQQIFDQAIRVNRDVYANHHVYPYTYQAGYHYRLKQYKAALKSWANAAEVIKRYCYSKDDEEIYKEFLEIANELIPHTVKAASLNPQAYSEVLQDPECFASILQFYDGICCWEEGSPTPVLHIGWAKPMVSTCSKFEAEVRARVEIPKEASEDKEDEEEEEEAEDPTTASTTSAKKAEKNPPPLKKVYLELHSAKMRGLKDLLCAEKLNTSAIQLQLTAQSQTDVKRPPWTTNIDDAAFGGRPKRTRRE, from the exons ATGAATCGTCAGGGCGCCCGTGACGGCTTTCCACTCCGGACCGTGGGCCAGGTCCGGCAATGGGTGGAGGCCCAGTTAGCCACGCCCGAGCCCGATTTGGCCTTGTTGTCCATCGTGGTGGGACAACTGGAACATCAGTGGACGGCCGGCAAAGTGGGATCCGGGCCAGCCGCTGAATCAACCGTGGGGTTGGGTGGTGCGGGGGCGGCTAGTGGCCTGACCATTGAACCGCCCTTGACTTGGCCTTTGATCGAGGCCAGTGTGGCCAAGTTTGAGTCCATCATTCGGAGTTATTGCGATTCACTGGTCTTGAGTGCGGCTTTGAGTGCGCCGGAAAATGTGTCGGCTATTCGGGCCTTGATCAAACACGTGGCCGATATCATTTGGAACACTCTCAGCAAAAGTCATTATAAGGATCGGCCTCATCTTCAGTCTATCTACAGTTATCTCACGG GCAACAAATTGGATTGCTTCGGTGTGGCCTTTGCCGTGGTGGCTAGCTGTCAATTACTCGAGGTACCTCATGTCCACTTGGCGTTGTCCGAGGATCACGCCTGGGTGGTGTTTGGCGCCGAAGGCACGGAAACGGCCGAGGTCACTTGGCACGGCAAGGGCAACGAAGACAAACGCGGTCAACCCGTGGACATTCACAAAGCCAAGACGTCTTGGCTGTATTTGGCTGGTCAGCCCGTGGTATGCGATCGGCACATGGAAGTGGCTGCGTTGGTGTCCAGTATCAATCCGGCTGTGAGTGCTAATGTCGATTCGGTCGAATGCGGTGTGTTGCAACAAGAGCTTCTATGGCTGTTGTACGATCACGGACACTTGAGTAAATACCCCATGGCGCTAG GTAACCTGGCTGATTTGGAAGAGATCGAATCGTCCTTGGGTCGACCGAGTTGCCAACAGATCTTTGATCAAGCCATCCGGGTGAATCGGGACGTGTACGCCAATCACCACGTCTATCCCTACACATACCAAGCGGGTTACCACTACCGGTTGAAACAATACAAAGCAGCGTTGAAGTCATGGGCTAACGCCGCCGAAGTCATAAAAAG ATACTGTTACTCCAAAGACGATGAAGAGATATACAAAGAATTCCTCGAGATCGCCAATGAGCTCATTCCGCACACGGTTAAAGCCGCCAGTCTCAACCCGCAAGCATACTCAGAGGTCTTGCAGGATCCTGAGTGTTTTGCCTCGATCCTGCAATTCTACGACGGGATCTGCTGTTGGGAGGAGGGCAGTCCCACCCCGGTCCTGCATATTGGGTGGGCCAAGCCCATGGTGAGCACCTGCTCCAAATTTGAGGCGGAAGTCCGAGCCCGCGTTGAGATCCCCAAAGAAGCATCGGAGgacaaagaagatgaagaggaagaagaggaggctGAAG ATCCGACCACGGCATCCACAACATCCGCGAAGAAGGCAGAGAAAAATCCCCCTCCACTCAAGAAGGTTTACTTGGAGTTACACAGTGCCAAAATGAGAGGCCTCAAGGATCTGCTATGCGCTGAAAAGCTGAACACAAGTGCCATCCAACTCCAGCTAACGGCTCAATCCCAAACGGATGTGAAGCGACCCCCTTGGACGACAAATATCGACGATGCGGCCTTCGGTGGGAGACCGAAACGAACACGCCGAGAATAG